In the Alphaproteobacteria bacterium genome, CGCGTCGTGTAGGCCTTGCAGATGCCGAGCACGTAATCGATCGCCCCCGGCCCCATGCCCGAGCCGCTCGCGGCCTGTCCGGCGACCGTGTTGGACGACGTAACATACGGATAGGTGCCGTGGTCGACGTCGAGCAACGTGCCCTGTGCACCTTCGAACAAAATGCGCTTGCCCTCGCGCCGCTTGGCATCGAGCAGCGACCAGACGGTGTCCATGTACGGAAGGACTTTGGGCGCAACGTCGGAAAGCTCCTTGAAGATCGCCTTGGGATCGATTTCGGCGAGGCCGTTGCCGCGGCGCAGTGCATTGTGATGCGCCAGCAAACCCTCGATCTTCGCCTCGAGTGCGGCGGGATCGCTCAGATCCATCAGGCGGATCGCGCGGCGCCCGACCTTGTCCTCATAGGCCGGGCCGATCCCGCGTTTGGTGGTGCCGATACGCGTGCCGGAATTCGACGACTCGCGCAGCGCGTCCAGTTCCTGGTGCAGCGAGAGGATCAGGGCGGTGTTCTCCGCGATGCGCAGATTCTCGGGCGTCACTTTCACGCCTTGCGCACCGAGCCGCGCAACCTCTTCGACGAAAGCGCGCGGATCGAGCACCACCCCGTTGCCGATCACCGAGAGCTTGCCACGCACGACGCCGGACGGAAGCAGCGAAAGCTTGTAGGTCTCGCCCCCGACCACCAGCGTGTGCCCGGCGTTGTGGCCGCCCTGGAAGCGCACCACCACATCGGCCTGCTCGGACAGCCAGTCGACGATCTTGCCCTTGCCTTCGTCGCCCCACTGGGAACCGACCACCACCACATTCGCCATCGGTACCCCTTAGAGACGCAGCTTGATCCGGCGACGTGGAAACCGGACCGCTCCG is a window encoding:
- a CDS encoding adenylosuccinate synthase, yielding MANVVVVGSQWGDEGKGKIVDWLSEQADVVVRFQGGHNAGHTLVVGGETYKLSLLPSGVVRGKLSVIGNGVVLDPRAFVEEVARLGAQGVKVTPENLRIAENTALILSLHQELDALRESSNSGTRIGTTKRGIGPAYEDKVGRRAIRLMDLSDPAALEAKIEGLLAHHNALRRGNGLAEIDPKAIFKELSDVAPKVLPYMDTVWSLLDAKRREGKRILFEGAQGTLLDVDHGTYPYVTSSNTVAGQAASGSGMGPGAIDYVLGICKAYTTRVGEGPFPTEQLNDIGRTLGERGREFGVVTGRPRRCGWFDAVLVRQTARTSGINGLALTKLDILDGFDELKVCVKYRLDGREIDYLPASASAQARVEPIYESVEGWKSATAGARSWAELPAQAIKYVRRIEELVDCPVALLSTSPEREDTILVQNPFEA